The following is a genomic window from Cervus canadensis isolate Bull #8, Minnesota chromosome 25, ASM1932006v1, whole genome shotgun sequence.
TCTACTCAAGTAAACTCAAAACGTCTTTTAAGTtggctgtttcattttttaattaattggttCATATTGAGATGTTGAAGTGTTTTAATTAACCGATTGTCATATGttgcatatatttttctcattttgatttgTGGTATATGTCATTATTTTTCCATGCCAAATTTTTGTTTTCCCCACCACCACACCACATGGCTTTTGGCATCTtgtttccctaaccagggatcaaacccatgcctcttactGTGAAAGcttggagccctaaccactggaccagctgAGAGTTCCCTCCATGCTAAACTTTTAAGTAGTCTTTGATTCTTTGATATCAAGTGGGAAAGATTGcagttatattttcttctggtGTTTTGTGCTTAcgttatttaatatttaaatcgTTGATCCTGGAAGTTTATTATGGACTATACAGCCGTCCATGTCTCCTCCCCCCCATATCTGTGGGGATATATTTCAAGATACCACCACCCCCACATGGATGCCTGAAACCTTGGATATTACTGAATCCCATGTGTTACTCTGTGTTGTTCCTATACATACATAGCTatgaagtttaatttataaattaggtatACTAGagattaacaataataataataaaatagaacaattgtAACAgtatactgtaataaaagttaCATGAATGTGTTGTCTCTCAAAGTATATCTTACTGTACTATACTGTGTGGGTACGCTGGACAAAAGGGATGATTTGTATCCTGGACAGGTTGGAGGAAGAGAGCATAAGATTTCATCCATGCTATTCAGAACAGCGCACATTgctgttacattttaaaacttaagaattgtgtatttctggaattttccattaaaaaattttgGCTGTAGTTGACCACAGGTAACTGAAACTTCAAAAAGCTAAACCACAGATAAGGCGGGACCACTGTATATTTATCTCTCCCCTAACTTCCTCCTAAATTGTTACCCCaagacttctctggtagctctgTCGGTAAAGCGTTCCAcctacagtgcgggagatctgggttcgatccctaaatTGTTACCCCAGGAACATTTATTGAATCActagagaactttttaaaaataactatcgAGAAAACTTAATTTAATACAAATTATTCTGCCTTGGatataatatttttgttgttaataaAAACAGACACCTCAGCGAATATGAGCTCGAAACCAAACTGACCTAATGGGCTGTCATGTTTCTTTCTATTAGTAGTgtcaaagaaaaaggaatgatgtTACCTGTCTCTCTTCTTCTCTAGAGTATCGAGATCGTTACGATTCAGACCGATATCGTGATGGGTATCGGGACAGTTACCGTGATGGCCCACGCCGGGACATGGATCGATACGGGGGCCGAGATCGCTATGATGACCGAGGTGGCAGAGACTATGACAGAGGTcattataaaatacaaatgaaatggTCTTCAAgagcttccttcttccctccagtGTGATGATTACAATTTGGGATCTGTTTACAGGCTACGATTCCAGGATAGGCAGTGGCAGAAGAGCGTTCGGTAGCGGGTACCGTAGGGATGATGACTACAGAGGAGGCGGGGACCGCTACGAAGACAGATACGACAGACGAGATGACCGGTCCTGGAGCTCCAGAGATGATTACTCTCGGGATGATTATAGGCGGGATGATAGAGGTAATCATCTTGTCTGCTTGCTTGATGGAGCGTTACAAGTAGAGGAGTAACTGGTTGAAAATTTCCAGTTAATGGGCACAAACAGAATCTGCACatagttaaaagagaaaaatgcatcaGAACAGGATAGAAAGAGCATTAGATTAAAATGAACatgatgaaaataaagtctagTTCTAACCTCTCTTAGCATATagattaaaatttaattgaatagacaaaaaaggaaaaaaccatttGCTAGACTCTTATAGTAAGGTCTCACTTAAAATAGGCTGTTTTAGCCCCACTTTTCAAGTGAAGAAATGAAACTCAGTCACAGTCTTACAGCCAGTAATTGGTAGGCAGTATGGGTTAAAAACCAGGTGTTGCTTATTTCAATGCCAATATACCAAATGGTTGGTATTCATTCATTAATGTTAAGATGTCAGTGTACCTATTGTAAAATTAATGCCCCTAATTTCATGATCACTTATATAAAATGTGTTGTTACAACTCTACCTCCCAAAAAGTATTGTAAATGGCCACCATTTGTCGTTCTGACTTCagtgatgtcattttaaaaatactatatccGGGAGCTCGctaatggcctagtggttaggattctgggctttcattgTCCtggcttgggttcagtccctggttggggaactgagattccgaatgtggtacagccaaaattaaaatttaagtaatGTATCTGGTCCAGAATTCTTCTCTGTAATTCTATTTAGCACACCTAGAGTTGATGATTAGTAAGTATTCAATGTGGTAGAGGTacaagtaatgtctccactttgaAAAGTAGAGGCTCAGATGCAACCTTCGTTAACTACTGACCTTTGCTTTTCATGTTGTCTCCTCTCCCAGTAGTTGATTTCCACCCGCCCATCACCCCCAACTCCTAGGATCTGCCCCCTTTCCTCCAGGGTCACTGCCACTGTCACTGTTCAGACATGGTTGCTGTGCCCATGTTATTAACATTTCCCTCTATTTTCACATTGGTTTGGGTTGTCTTTCTGGAACAATATCTAattaggttattattattattctaaaacCCTTTTTTGTCTCTTGATGGCCTGAAACATACCCTTTTGTACCTCTGACATAGACAAAGGCCTTCACTGCTCTGCCTCTTCATACTCCTGCTGTTGATACAGTATCTGAAATATAAGTGTTCAGGTTATTTGTTGAGTAGGTAAATGAAATTAtcaaaggaggaagaaggggacaCTGTGTACCACAGTGGGAGGAGTAGTGGAGTTGCTTCAATAATGTGGGTTTCATTTTTTGGTCCACCCTCTATTAGGTGTGTGACTTCAATGAGTTCTTATTTCTGACCCGTTGTATCCTATTCACATTGGTTATGGCCCCTTGAGTTATACAGATGAAAAATGTTACCTTAAAAGTTACATAAACTACTAATGTAAAACctttatagaaaatttaaattttgctaCACAGTACTCTCTTTGTttgcaaatacataaatatgtacaaaaataataaagacatgCATGAGAAGGATAAATAGCAAATTGAGCATAGTAGTTTGGAGAAGACAACATGGCTAAGCATGTTACCAGGGAAGGCTGTGGAAATTTTTGCAATGTTTTAAGTCGGGTGGTTGATGTACACGagctttctttatatcttttatgtCTTTTGTATGTTTGAAATGTTTAGGATAAACACTGATTTTTGAGAAACACAATCTCCTTGAAGCACTCAGGTTTATCTTGAATTATTCTGACAGCTTGGATCCAGGAAGAAACCAGACCCCTTTAGAGTTGACATTGTGGTGTTCACTGTTGCATGCTTTTCCCTATGAATCCCTgtcaaatttatatattatacacagaTAAAGAATACAAGAGCTGGAGTCTTCCCCAGCATAGTGTTACAAGTTCTTCTTAACCTACTAAAATGATTCATCTTCCACACCACATATTTTAATAAGATACTTTCATCCAATATCTTATCATAGTTCAAAATCCCCCCAGATGATAGTAATCATGGTAAATGATCAGTTTAATGATCTGCCTCCTTACCTTTGTTGGATTGGCTAGCCACTCTTTAATCTGAATACTAAATAGCATTTCATAAGAGATATGTCTGGCAATCTGACTTTTAGCCATCAGCTTCTAGCGATTTCCAAAAACTATTACTTAAGAGTTTTATTTAACTTAGGTCCCCCCCAAAGACCCAAACTGAACCTAAAGCCTCGGAGTACTCCTAAGGAAGATGATTCCTCCGCTAGCACCTCCCAGTCCAGTCGGGCAGCCTCTATCTTTGGAGGGGCAAAGCCTGTAGACACAGCTGCTAGAGAACGAGAAGTAGAAGAGCGGCTACAGAAGGAACAAGAGAAACTGCAGCGTCAGCTGGATGAGCCAAAACTAGAGCGACGGCCTCGGGAGAGGTGAGGTGATCTTCAGTGACGGGTTTCCCATCCATGAAGCCCATGATTCTTAATGGGGGCATTGTATCTCTAGGACTCTTGGGAAATTTGTGTGAGTGTTCCTGGTTGTCACTTACTAGCATTTAGTGCTCATGGGTGGAAGTTGCCAAGTGGCAGTGAGTGAGACAGTTTCTTTAGTTAGGGAAGAGTTGTGGCCTGTCCCTCATGATTTTCAAAAGGCCTCCTGGGCCAAGCGCCTGCAAATTTTGGCtgacctttaagaaaaaaaattgccaaacCCTGCCTTAGTGTATAGAGTAAAATCCAACCAAAGTGAGGTGAATGGATTTACTTCTTTTCAAGTTATTGGAGATGGAGTAGAAAGAATGTTTTCACTCGTACTAAGTATAGGCTGTAAATTATTTTCTAGTTATAATAGTCTGATAAAACTAGACCTGGTTTTTTGATTGATTGGCAGAATTGTGTTGTCAGTAAGGGAGCACAGAGTTACAGATTCTGTAGAAGAATGTTCTTAACCCTAACCAACACTTGGTGAAGTACAGGTTTTCCCCGATGTCCAAAAGTAGAGCATTCCTACAAAACTTTTTATAAGCCAAAATGGTGTAAATCAAAGAAGCAATTATTTTAGGACACGTTTTGCTAACAGATAAAAAGCTTGCTGCAAAACCAACACtgaactgttttcacttttcatgttttttataaAAGCAGAATCCTCAGGATTTCTTTCcagtagcagcagcatatatgGGTCTTTTTGTAAAAGTAAAGTGGCATAAAGGTAACTTTGAAGCAAGTGATACTTGTATTTAGAACCCAAGTGTGTTAAATGTCTGCCACTTTGAAATGGTTTGAGCAAGAAAGACAGGTTATACACCCACAGATAAAGCCAACACGATAAAACTTATAAAGTGATAGTTCTTGAGGGGTCAGCATGGGTCCAAGGTAGCCATCACTGAGCCGGACGTGATGTATTTTGTTAAATCTCTTTTATACAGACACCCAAGCTGGCGAAGTGAAGAAACTCAGGAACGGGAACGATCGAGGACAGGAAGTGAGTCATCACAGACTGGGACCTCAGCCACATCTGGCAGAAGTAAGTCAGACCAGGGTGGGTATTTCATTATTGCCCTTTTCCATAACCTAACATATCCATAGCCAAATTATGCACAGACTTTGGAATATGAAATTTAGTCATGGACTCTTTATTTGAGTTATCATGGATTGGTCTGACTTTCATATCTGCTCTgaaaaaatctgggaaatggGTACCAGAAGTGACTTAGTTGATCAGTTTAATAGCCTCCCACTGAAAAGTACACTTGACTGTTGGGTTTGTCCCCTCATCTTAGGTTCTTGtgtcactttgttgttgttgtgctgggtcttcattgctgcaggtgggctttctctagttgtggagagagggggctgctctccagttatGATGCATAAAGACTTCTCGTTGCGGAGCCCAGGCTTTAGATGatgggctttggtagttgtggcacacaggctgttTCTCCACGGAATGTGGACTCTTCCAAGACCAGAAATCAGatccgtgtcccctgcaatgACAGACATTTTCATCCAGTGTACTAGGGGTGGAGTCCAAAGTCTTGTATCACTTTTTGTTGTGAGTGTTTCTACATGTGTATCAAGTACTAACATTTTAACACTGAGAACAAAAAAGTTTATAATCTAAGGAAAAAACAATACTATTTTTATCTGTGGGGAGCCAAATTCAGCTCTGTGTTTAAGAAGAATGATGGAAAGCAGTATActtggatgtggaccattttccaCTCTTCAGGTTCTAATAGATTATTATCAATAAGCCCTTTTTTCTGATGCTTTGAATTTCCTATTCTGACCTCACAGATGCACGAAGAAGAGAGAGTGAGAAGTCTCTAGAAAATGAAACCCCCAATAAAGAGGAAGACTGTCAGTCTCCAACTTCTAAGCCTCCCAAACCTGAACAGCCTCTAAAGGTAATGCCAGCCCCTCCACCAAAGGAGAATGCTTGGGTGAAGCGAAGTTCTAACCCTCCTGCTCGATCTCAGAGCTCAGACACAGAGCAGCAGTCCCCTACAAGGTGAGTCAGCTTGGAAACATGGCAGTTGGTTGGCTATAGACTCTTCAGTGCTGTTTTCTCATGGTGGAAGGTGCCCTCTGGGGTGCTGGCCTTATGGCATCTGATAAGTTCTGCCATCTTGGCTCTCATAGTGCAAATTCTGTGGTGTGCCGGTGGTTCAGTTTTCTGGAGGTTTGCTAGCTGGTTGACATCACTTTGGTGACTCAGTCTGCACACACTATAAATCAGAACCCTCAAGTGCCTCATTATGGCCTTGGGGGTCACGTCACTTCCCTTAGTCTTAGGATTCTTATTTGTAAAGTAGAGGGATAAGATTAACCTAACATGACTATGATGATTCTAAGGATGTGACACTTGGTCAAGTTCACATAATTGCTCTAATTGTTGTCTTTTCCCataatgtttaaaaacattaagtttgtgtttttatttttctgtaagacTTACTGCACTTGACATAGACATTTCTGTTCCTTTCCTAAGATAAGCTGATGAATGTGATTACATGTTTTCTTTCTAGTGGTGGAGGGAAAGTAGTTCCAGCTCAACCATCTGAGGAGGGATCATCAAGGAAAGGTAAGGCCAAGAGGGAAGTAGGCCATTTGCCAAGATAGagacctaaatttaaaaaaaaaaaaaaatagaggaactGGAAAATACTGAACTTGATTGTATTTTgcaccttttttgttgttgttaaaagtTGGTTGTCTGCCTTTTCTTGCCAGTAGAGGGCAGGAGTGGCTTGTTTGGAGAAAACGTTGAGCCCTGCCCTTTCCTGATAGAACATTTctttgaaaagggaaagaaaagggggTGGAGAGGAAATTGACATGCTTGGTCCAGATTAGAAATGTCGCCATCTGCAAGGCCAAGGTCACTACACGGCGTCATAGTCCTTATTTCCACTTTGCTTTTCATGATGGCGTTAACCACACAGCGGAAATTTTTAGTGGATCTTATTTAGGGTGTGTGACTGATACAGAGGACATGGAAGAAGGGCTTAGGAACGAAGTCTAGATCAGAGGTAGTTTTCATTTCCCTCAGTACCTTTGGGCACACTTCTCTTCAGCTTAAGGGAAACCTGAGAGTGGGAGTGTTTATTTTCCTtgacttccatttatttttgtgcccctcaaacagatgaaaataaaatagatgggGTAAGTGCCCCAAAAGGCCAAAGTGGGAACTCCAGCCGTGGTCCGGGAGATGGAGGGAACAAAGACCACTGGAAGGAGTCAGACAGGTATGCATgtcctttcttcatttctaatctcTGACCTGATGCTAGATAGCTGTCTCTTTGTAATTAAGTTCTTCAAGCATTGCCAGTTCCCACTGTGAACCTGTTAAAGTCAGCCAGTATAGTCAGTTACAATTCTGAGAATCTAGAAATTCCAAAAAGTCCAGATAGCCAAAATTGTTGACTGGATGTGCCTATCAGTATCTGAAAACTGTTTGTGGGTGTTGGGAGAGTCCTCTCCTAAAGGTATTTCTGTCTCTGCAGGAAAGATGGCAAAAAGGATCACGACTCCAGATCTGCACCTGAGccaaagaaagctgaagaaaatCCAGCCTCGGTGAGTGTCAAAGACTTCCTCAACTTCCTGTGACCCACTTTCACCACTGAAATTCTGTACATGCTGCAAATAGAGTGGTTGATAGTGGGTATTGCTGCTTGTTTGAAATAGTGAAAAAAGCTTAGGCTagcttttttccttcattctaccTTTCACTACTCTGATCCCCTCTTCAAGATAAAAGGTGATGTATGCCTTCCATAAGAACACACCTGCCTCCAATCAACTCTCCCCAGCTACAGCTCCATCAGAAAAGCCCGATAAGCAAATGAGTGGGTGTGGTCTGGACATCCACCTCCCATCTGCCGCAGTATCCTGGTCCTTGGGTTTTGCTGTGAGAGTTCAAGGCCTTATCTATCTTGTCTGTTACAGAAGTTCAGTTCTGCAAGCAAATATGCTGCTCTCGCCATTGatggtgaagatgaaaatgagggAGATTACACCGAATAGACCTCTGCATTCTGTGCTTTCTCCTAGTCTCTCTCCACCCTGGAACATTCGAGAGCAAATCAAACCTCTATCCagacaagacaaaataaaactcaccatctcctggagacctttcttaacttttttttaaaaaaacacaaaatgaaattcTTTTGCATGCTGCTGCAGCCTTTAAAGTATTGAACTAACAGGAGAATCACCAGTGTAGCCAGAGAAAGAGACGTACAGCTTTTAATGGAAAAGTTGTGGTGTGTTTTTATGACACATGCAATTGCCTGTGTGATTAGTGCCTAGGGGCCTCCGTTTAGCAAAATGCAGTGACAGTGATGCAGTGTCTGGAATCTAGTTGGGCAGTAGACAGGTATAAGGAAGAGTGAGGTTCCTACCTTTAATTCTTACTATCCTGTTGTGGCATACATGAATTCTCAAATATTATCTGAATAAATTCTCCATCCTCGGCAAGGTAGGTTTAGTCTCCAGGAGGCTGCCAGCCCCTCCTCTCATTTAGTTCTGAGTTACTGGGGCCAGCCTATGGGGAGTTCCTTCATTTGTACCCCCCAGGGGGGTAGGTGGAAGTGAGTCTACAGGCCACTGAAGAATAGGACTGTTTGGTGAccaaaataaatggggaaatcgTGGTTTGAAAAGAAGGTTGGGGGCTTGGTGAATTATCTTGCACCAGTAATAGAGAAAATGGTATATGACCTCCAGTAAACACATGAATGGTTTACTTCCTGGAGCAGGAAGCACTTAGGGTTCGTGGGAATTCCCAAATCTTTTTGTGTCCTGGTTTCACCCTTTCTTAAACACTATCCCTTCTGAAAGTTCAAATAAATCCACATTCTGTTGAAatcttgaagttttaaaaattcagactTTGTCATCATCTTAGGTTCCTTGTGCTAGTCTTTCCTGTTCCCTTCCCACAGACTTGGACTTCGGTCACACTCTTGATCTCCTAGGCATCCTCTAGAGCCCCCTGGGAGCTGTCTAATGAGGAATCACTACTGCCTTTCTTAAGCAATTCTTGGCTCCTTCATGTCTTGAGTCTCACTCCTTCCCTTCAGCTATTCCTGCTCCTGCTGCTTTGACCCCTTTTGCACCTCAGAAAACTTCAGAATTACCAGTCTTAGGTGGTGAGTGTGGCCACTCATCCACATTGGGGTGAATGGAAATTAAATTGGAAACCTTTCTTACAACCTTGATTGGTGTTGGGGGGTGTGCTTTTTGAAAAAGTTTCCATCTCTGCACTGAAATCCCACACAAATGTTTGGGTTTATAATGTGGCCTAGACCAATGTGGGGGGGTGGgttggttctttttatttttttagcattcCTTGCCAGAATGAATGATAATGGAGAACAATTTAACAAGGTTCTTCTCTTGCAACACAACAGCTTTACTTGCCTGCTTTTATGTGCACCTTGGTACTATCAGCTCAATAGATGGGGTCCTTATGGGCAGTATTGGTACCTACAGAGAAAAGACACCTTGGTCTCTTTTATTTGCAAGCTTTTTTTCCCATCAGTCCTAGGTTAGACCCTGTCCAACCTTGCAGGGTGTTGGTTTATGAGTGCTGCAGCAGTGAGTGTAATGCATCATTTACCCAGTGGACATAAAGgacataccaagtgaagtaactTTAAATAATTGGCTTGGAGTGGCTAGTAGCTAGGAAGTGGCTTTTAGAGATACCCAAGGTTGAGagggtatttttttaaaccatttgctATAGATGTTGAAAAGGTAGGGTTTGCCCTCTTCATGTCTACTCCTTCCAAATAGATGTATACAAAAAAGCTGTTTTTTCCCCCGTTCCTCTACTCTGCCACCCTGTTAAAACAGACAGGGATTTATGACCCGCTCCTCATCACATGTAAAATTTGTACAAAAATATCTTCTATGAAAATGATTTGTAATCTGTAGACTTAATACCTGGGAGATGTCTTGAGATGTAAAATCCCATCCTTTGGGTTTTGGGGTTTATTGTTTTCTCCAAATAAATCTGATCTTTAAAGTTCACTTTAATGCTTAAATTTCTTGATATGCATACCACATTCTGTCCACTGACAGTCtgctctccacacacacaccttgcTGAAGTTCTCTCTCGGTACTCGATACCACTTTATGCAGCTGAAGTGTGGGACTGCAAGCAGCATCTGTTGATTAAGGCCTCAGAACTGGAAATATGTATCAACTTCCCCTCCATCATTTTTGCCTGGTGTTAACTTTTTAGTACCTGAGAGTATCTGCATCCCATTTCCTGTACTGTTTATTTTAATCGTAAGATAAGCAGGAACTCTAGGGCTACATCTGCAGGTCCTTGAGGTGTTGTCTCCGCAAACCTGCACTCCAGTCTGGATGGGTGCTGTGTCTGCTCTCCTAGCTGTACTATGCAGGCGGAGGGGAGTTGACAGGGTGGTCCAGGTTACAACTGAGGCCACTTTTAAAGCACCAACGGTGGGAATTTTCCAAACAGCTAGGGACAGACTGTTCATTGTTTCAGGGCAGGAAAGAGGTTAGAACAGTGGCAGAGAATCCTTAAGGTCACAAGGGGGTGGAGCATAAAAGCCACAGAAACCACAGTGGACAATTCTGGGGACTTGGAGCCAAGAGGAAATGGGGGGGAGATGTGGGAGATGGGAGCACAGTTAAACAGGTGGCTTTCCTGGGCCAATTCCAGCAGCAGCGGCTTGTGTAGTTGACCTCCAAGTTGAGGGATAAGGGGCGTGTGCTGTGCTGTGATCCCTGTAGGCAGGGAGGAAAAGCTCCCGCCCAGGCTGCCTGTATAGCCTGCCTCAGTCACATCCTCCAAAGCCTTCATTTCAAGCCACCCTCTTCACTGTAATACTGAGGTCTGAATAAACTGATGGAAAGAAGGATGAAGATGGGAAAAGGGCTGACTGGAAAGAGGTTCACGTTGGTTGTGCACAGaaaaggcagggaggaaggaactCCCCATTCTATGTCCCAACAGGGTAAGTTCACCGGTCTGCCCCCCACCCTCAGTCATAAGAATGTATGGACTCTCAGAAGCCCAACTGTGGAACTGGGTTTCAAGATGGGTCAGCCCTGTCAACCTCCTGTCATCTTGAGCAACCGGAGGCTGCAGGTTTGGCATGAACTTGAGTCTGGGCAGGTCCCACGTGTATTCCAGTCCACGTGGCCTAATTTCTCCAAAACAATTAAGCATTAGGCTCTGGATCCCAAGGCAGGGTCCCAGTGAGTGCTGAGTGCACAGCATCTGTTTTCTCAGGAAGTGGGAGACCTACACATCTTCTGGGAAGCTGTTTCTCAAATAAAACCTTGTTTCTCAGCAACCATTGAAACCCCCAGGGCCACAAGTGTGGACGAGAGACTCTGCCTTCTCTCACCCCCAGTCTCGCCAAAAACAAAAGTTTGGAAGAGGCGAGCTATGCTGCTCCCTGCCCAGCAGCAGCAACCTCCCAGTTGGACAATATACCCTCTGTC
Proteins encoded in this region:
- the EIF4B gene encoding eukaryotic translation initiation factor 4B isoform X2 gives rise to the protein MAASAKKKNKKGKTISLTDFLAEDGGTGGGSTYVPKPVSWADETDDLEGDVSTTWHSNDDDVYRAPPIDRSILPTAPRAAREPNIDRSRLPKSPPYTAFLGNLPYDVTEDSIKEFFRGLNISAVRLPREPSNPERLKGFGYAEFEDLDSLLSALSLNEESLGNRRIRVDVADQAQDKDRDDRSFGRDRNRDSDKTDTDWRARPAADSFDDYPPRRGDDSFGDKYRDRYDSDRYRDGYRDSYRDGPRRDMDRYGGRDRYDDRGGRDYDRGYDSRIGSGRRAFGSGYRRDDDYRGGGDRYEDRYDRRDDRSWSSRDDYSRDDYRRDDRGPPQRPKLNLKPRSTPKEDDSSASTSQSSRAASIFGGAKPVDTAAREREVEERLQKEQEKLQRQLDEPKLERRPRERHPSWRSEETQERERSRTGSESSQTGTSATSGRNARRRESEKSLENETPNKEEDCQSPTSKPPKPEQPLKVMPAPPPKENAWVKRSSNPPARSQSSDTEQQSPTSGGGKVVPAQPSEEGSSRKDENKIDGVSAPKGQSGNSSRGPGDGGNKDHWKESDRKDGKKDHDSRSAPEPKKAEENPASKFSSASKYAALAIDGEDENEGDYTE
- the EIF4B gene encoding eukaryotic translation initiation factor 4B isoform X1, translating into MAASAKKKNKKGKTISLTDFLAEDGGTGGGSTYVPKPVSWADETDDLEGDVSTTWHSNDDDVYRAPPIDRSILPTAPRAAREPNIDRSRLPKSPPYTAFLGNLPYDVTEDSIKEFFRGLNISAVRLPREPSNPERLKGFGYAEFEDLDSLLSALSLNEESLGNRRIRVDVADQAQDKDRDDRSFGRDRNRDSDKTDTDWRARPAADSFDDYPPRRGDDSFGDKYRDRYDSDRYRDGYRDSYRDGPRRDMDRYGGRDRYDDRGGRDYDRGYDSRIGSGRRAFGSGYRRDDDYRGGGDRYEDRYDRRDDRSWSSRDDYSRDDYRRDDRGPPQRPKLNLKPRSTPKEDDSSASTSQSSRAASIFGGAKPVDTAAREREVEERLQKEQEKLQRQLDEPKLERRPRERHPSWRSEETQERERSRTGSESSQTGTSATSGRSKSDQDARRRESEKSLENETPNKEEDCQSPTSKPPKPEQPLKVMPAPPPKENAWVKRSSNPPARSQSSDTEQQSPTSGGGKVVPAQPSEEGSSRKDENKIDGVSAPKGQSGNSSRGPGDGGNKDHWKESDRKDGKKDHDSRSAPEPKKAEENPASKFSSASKYAALAIDGEDENEGDYTE